One stretch of Streptomyces sp. R21 DNA includes these proteins:
- a CDS encoding ABC transporter ATP-binding protein produces MGTPESREASPGRGSVLLALRYYGRELARLRWLTAPAMLLPALGNIGLNCIAPLVVAKLVGRIAGDADVGIASTLPYVLGFAGVLLLAEAVWRVGLHFLNRLDALGIEHLYVIGMDELFAKDAAFFHDNFAGSLTKRVLSFASRFEDLIDTLAFQVVGSLVPLLFGSVVLWRYEPLLVVGLLAMIALTALCVVPLIRRRQALVKKREEAIARVSGHVADSLMNMDTVRAFAAEEHEAAEHRSRVATSRRLTLRSWDYGNLRIDTVVAPLSVLTNALGLLLAVALGGGEHGVEAVVVAFTYYTNATRIMFEFNQIYRRLESSMTEASQFTELLLSPPTVLDPPSPEPLLSRAADVRFEHVTFAHAGAGPLFEGLDLAVPSGAKIGLVGRSGGGKTTLSRLLLRMTDIDSGRILIGGQDISRLRQADLRSLIAYVPQDPAMFHRTLRDNIAFARPDATDAEIRRAAGAAHVTEFADALPEGFDTMVGERGIKLSGGQRQRVALARAILRDAPILLLDEATSALDSESEILVQEALWRLMDERTALVVAHRLSTVAGMDQLVVLDRGRIIEQGTHQELLASDGAYAKLWQHQSGGFLDDSPARADLN; encoded by the coding sequence ATGGGAACGCCTGAATCGCGCGAGGCTTCGCCGGGCCGGGGCTCGGTGCTCCTCGCGCTTCGTTATTACGGACGGGAGCTGGCCCGCCTGCGCTGGCTGACGGCGCCCGCGATGCTGCTGCCGGCGCTGGGCAACATCGGCCTCAACTGCATCGCACCGCTGGTCGTCGCCAAGCTCGTCGGCCGCATCGCCGGCGACGCGGACGTCGGCATCGCCTCGACACTGCCCTACGTCCTCGGTTTCGCCGGTGTCCTGCTCCTCGCGGAGGCGGTGTGGCGCGTCGGCCTGCACTTCCTGAACCGCCTCGACGCCCTCGGCATCGAGCACCTGTACGTGATCGGCATGGACGAACTGTTCGCCAAGGACGCCGCGTTCTTCCATGACAACTTCGCCGGGTCACTGACCAAGCGGGTGCTGAGCTTCGCCTCCCGCTTCGAGGACCTCATCGACACGCTGGCGTTCCAGGTGGTGGGCAGCCTCGTGCCGCTGCTGTTCGGGTCGGTGGTGCTGTGGCGCTACGAACCGCTGCTCGTCGTCGGGCTGTTGGCGATGATCGCACTGACGGCGCTGTGCGTGGTGCCCCTCATCCGCCGCCGCCAGGCGCTCGTCAAGAAGCGCGAGGAGGCGATCGCCCGGGTCTCCGGCCATGTGGCCGACAGCCTGATGAACATGGACACGGTCCGGGCGTTCGCCGCCGAGGAGCACGAGGCCGCCGAGCACCGCTCGCGCGTCGCTACGTCGCGACGGCTCACGCTGCGGTCGTGGGACTACGGCAACCTGCGCATCGACACCGTGGTCGCCCCGCTGTCCGTGCTGACCAACGCGCTGGGCCTGCTGCTCGCGGTCGCGCTCGGCGGGGGCGAGCACGGCGTCGAGGCGGTCGTGGTCGCCTTCACCTACTACACCAACGCGACACGGATCATGTTCGAGTTCAACCAGATCTACCGCCGTCTGGAGAGCTCGATGACGGAGGCGTCACAGTTCACCGAACTGCTGTTGTCACCGCCGACGGTCCTCGACCCGCCGTCGCCGGAGCCGCTGCTCTCCCGGGCCGCCGACGTCCGCTTCGAGCACGTGACCTTTGCCCACGCGGGCGCGGGGCCGCTCTTCGAGGGCCTCGACCTGGCGGTGCCCAGCGGGGCGAAGATCGGGCTCGTCGGCCGGTCCGGCGGGGGCAAGACCACGCTCAGCCGGCTGCTGCTGCGGATGACGGACATCGACTCCGGCCGGATCCTGATCGGCGGTCAGGACATCAGCAGGCTGCGCCAGGCCGACCTGCGCAGCCTGATCGCCTACGTGCCGCAGGACCCGGCGATGTTCCACCGCACCCTGCGGGACAACATCGCCTTCGCCCGGCCGGACGCCACCGACGCCGAGATCCGCCGTGCCGCGGGGGCGGCGCACGTCACGGAGTTCGCCGACGCGCTGCCGGAAGGCTTCGACACCATGGTGGGCGAGCGAGGGATCAAGCTGTCCGGCGGACAGCGCCAGCGCGTCGCCCTCGCCCGGGCGATCCTGCGCGACGCACCGATCCTGCTGCTCGACGAGGCGACCAGCGCCCTGGACTCCGAGAGCGAGATCCTCGTCCAGGAGGCACTGTGGCGGCTGATGGACGAGCGGACGGCGCTCGTGGTGGCACACCGGCTGAGCACGGTCGCCGGCATGGACCAACTCGTCGTCCTCGACCGCGGACGGATCATCGAGCAGGGCACCCATCAGGAACTGCTCGCATCGGACGGCGCCTACGCCAAGCTCTGGCAGCACCAGTCGGGCGGCTTCCTCGACGACAGCCCGGCGCGGGCCGACCTGAACTGA
- a CDS encoding glutathione S-transferase C-terminal domain-containing protein, whose protein sequence is MPETASRSSSTDNPSACNQSSFASGHRPGAAVPSPLPHHFHSRIGVGLAGGFYPAPHRYELFLSVSCPRSLRISISLGLLGLKDSVATTLLGHPGETPDAFTSLRRAYEATVHHYDGPLTAPALCDRWSGRIVSNHTPDILRDLAGLLSGHDGACPSALRPPGLTADIDALRDLLELDVTPAAEPSNRSAALDLLDRRLVGQPYALGEELTAADVDLWVALVHLGPARTLCSHPRLRDYVRRLGDHPAFRGRTDAVADVA, encoded by the coding sequence ATGCCCGAGACAGCTTCGCGCAGTTCCAGCACAGACAACCCCAGTGCCTGTAACCAGAGTTCGTTCGCTTCGGGCCATCGCCCCGGAGCGGCCGTACCGTCCCCCCTCCCCCACCACTTCCACAGCCGTATCGGCGTCGGTCTGGCCGGCGGCTTCTACCCGGCACCGCACCGCTACGAGCTGTTTCTGTCAGTGAGTTGTCCCCGCTCGCTGCGCATCTCGATCAGCCTCGGCCTGCTCGGCCTGAAGGACTCGGTCGCCACCACGCTCCTGGGGCACCCCGGCGAGACGCCCGACGCCTTCACCTCCCTGCGCCGTGCGTACGAGGCCACGGTGCACCACTACGACGGACCACTGACCGCGCCCGCGTTGTGCGACCGGTGGAGCGGGCGCATCGTCAGCAACCACACCCCCGACATCCTCCGCGACCTCGCGGGCCTGTTGTCCGGCCACGACGGAGCCTGCCCCTCCGCGCTGCGCCCACCGGGCCTCACCGCGGACATCGACGCCCTCCGTGACCTGTTGGAGCTGGACGTCACCCCGGCCGCCGAGCCCTCGAACCGATCGGCGGCACTGGACCTGTTGGACCGTCGGCTCGTCGGGCAGCCCTATGCGCTGGGCGAGGAGCTGACGGCCGCGGACGTGGACCTGTGGGTGGCGCTCGTCCATCTCGGCCCGGCCCGCACCCTCTGCTCGCACCCCCGGCTCCGGGACTACGTACGCCGCCTCGGCGACCACCCAGCCTTCCGGGGCAGGACCGACGCGGTGGCCGACGTGGCATGA
- the nadE gene encoding ammonia-dependent NAD(+) synthetase: MSDPVSIAVQREIARDLRVSETFDVESESRRRVEFLAEQLVSTDLRCLVLGISGGVDSMTAGRLCQLAVEQARAAGHDATFYAMRLPYGVQADEDDAQLALKFIGADQVLTVDIKPASDAALEAGRAAGVTFRDAAHQDFVHGNIKARQRMIAQYAVAGAHNGLVVGTDHAAEAVSGFFTKYGDGAADVVPLAGLTKRRVRALAELLGAPAELVWKTPTADLESLAPGKPDEEVLGVTYDDIEDFLEGREVSEPVFRSIVHRYRLTEHKRQLPIMP; encoded by the coding sequence GTGAGCGATCCCGTGTCCATCGCCGTGCAGCGCGAGATCGCCCGGGACCTGCGGGTGTCCGAGACCTTCGACGTGGAGTCGGAGAGCCGGCGCCGGGTGGAGTTCCTCGCCGAGCAGTTGGTGTCGACGGATCTGCGGTGCCTGGTCCTCGGGATCAGCGGGGGTGTGGACTCCATGACCGCCGGGCGGCTGTGCCAGCTCGCGGTGGAGCAGGCCCGCGCAGCCGGGCACGACGCGACGTTCTACGCCATGCGCCTGCCCTACGGTGTCCAGGCCGATGAGGACGACGCTCAGCTCGCCCTGAAGTTCATCGGCGCCGACCAGGTGCTGACGGTGGACATCAAGCCCGCGAGCGACGCCGCGCTGGAAGCCGGCCGGGCCGCCGGGGTGACGTTCCGCGACGCCGCGCACCAGGACTTCGTGCATGGCAACATCAAGGCCCGGCAGCGGATGATCGCGCAGTACGCGGTCGCGGGCGCGCACAACGGCCTGGTCGTGGGAACCGACCATGCGGCCGAGGCCGTTTCGGGATTCTTCACCAAGTACGGCGACGGCGCGGCCGATGTCGTACCGCTGGCGGGGCTGACCAAGCGCCGGGTGCGGGCCCTTGCCGAACTGCTGGGCGCCCCGGCCGAGTTGGTGTGGAAGACCCCGACCGCCGACCTGGAGTCGCTCGCCCCCGGCAAGCCCGACGAGGAGGTGCTCGGAGTGACGTACGACGACATCGAGGACTTTCTGGAGGGCAGGGAGGTGAGCGAGCCGGTCTTCCGGTCGATCGTTCACCGCTACCGGCTCACCGAGCACAAGCGCCAACTGCCGATCATGCCCTGA
- a CDS encoding ABC transporter ATP-binding protein, translating into MSLEVRGAGKAFGSLAVLRDLDLSVKPGEFAAVIGPSGSGKSTLFNLISGLDRPTSGEILVEGAPASVASGKVAYMPQKDLLFPWRTVLDNTALGLEAQGVRKKEARRRAGALFEAFGLDGFQASYPFQLSGGMRQRAALLRTVVLERPVLLLDEPFGALDSLTRTEMQLWLADMWQRYRWTVVLVTHDIREAVLLADTVHVLSPRPATVVERIEVPRSGPRGLDALTEPEFAATERRLLDALSGRASQVKEVTAG; encoded by the coding sequence ATGAGTCTCGAAGTACGTGGTGCGGGAAAGGCGTTCGGGTCGCTGGCCGTGCTGCGCGACCTCGATCTCAGTGTGAAGCCCGGCGAGTTCGCCGCCGTCATCGGTCCGAGCGGCAGCGGCAAGAGCACACTGTTCAACCTGATCTCCGGTCTGGACAGGCCCACTTCGGGCGAGATCCTGGTCGAGGGCGCCCCCGCGTCCGTGGCCTCGGGCAAGGTCGCCTACATGCCCCAGAAGGACCTGCTGTTCCCCTGGCGCACCGTGCTCGACAACACGGCCCTGGGGCTGGAGGCCCAGGGGGTACGGAAGAAGGAGGCACGGCGCAGGGCCGGCGCACTCTTCGAGGCCTTCGGACTCGACGGCTTCCAGGCCTCCTATCCCTTCCAGCTCAGCGGCGGTATGCGCCAGCGCGCGGCCCTGCTGCGCACGGTCGTCCTGGAGCGGCCGGTGCTGCTGCTCGATGAGCCCTTCGGCGCGCTCGACTCACTCACCCGCACCGAGATGCAGCTGTGGCTGGCCGACATGTGGCAGCGCTACCGCTGGACGGTCGTACTGGTCACGCACGACATCCGCGAGGCCGTCCTGCTCGCCGACACGGTGCACGTCCTTTCGCCCCGCCCGGCCACGGTCGTGGAACGCATCGAGGTGCCGCGTTCCGGCCCGCGCGGTCTCGACGCCCTCACCGAGCCCGAGTTCGCGGCGACCGAGCGACGGCTGCTGGACGCCCTCAGCGGCCGGGCGAGCCAGGTGAAAGAGGTGACGGCCGGATGA
- a CDS encoding sulfurtransferase, whose amino-acid sequence MTDPLLPGPLVDDAWLAARLDDPRLIVLDATALLPSPRHDGDYRSGSGRAEWAGRHIPGSRHADLTGELSDQGAPFHFTVPAPEALAAALQRLGVRDGSEVVAYDSGGGIWAARLWWMLRSISVPAAVLDGGWQAWEAGGHPIARGDETGGGETSATPVAGRLTPVPRPGMWTDLETVGAVSRGERPGTLVCALPPGGFDGSAPTRYSRRGHIPGSLSLPGRGLLDDTGRFLPVDELAERVGTVLKGDESPVILYCGGGISAAGTALALTLLGRKDIALYDGSLEEWSRDPSRPLATGT is encoded by the coding sequence ATGACCGATCCCCTGCTCCCCGGACCTCTGGTCGACGACGCGTGGCTCGCGGCCCGCCTCGACGACCCCCGGCTGATCGTCCTCGACGCCACCGCGCTGCTGCCCTCACCCCGCCACGACGGTGACTACCGGTCCGGCAGCGGCCGCGCCGAGTGGGCCGGGCGCCACATCCCCGGCTCGCGCCACGCGGACCTCACCGGCGAACTGTCGGACCAGGGAGCACCGTTCCACTTCACGGTCCCGGCACCGGAGGCGCTGGCCGCCGCCCTTCAGCGGCTCGGTGTCCGCGACGGCTCGGAGGTCGTCGCCTACGACAGCGGCGGTGGCATCTGGGCTGCCCGGCTGTGGTGGATGCTGCGGTCGATCTCCGTACCGGCGGCGGTACTTGACGGCGGATGGCAGGCGTGGGAGGCGGGCGGACACCCGATCGCCCGCGGCGACGAGACGGGCGGCGGCGAGACGAGTGCCACACCGGTCGCCGGGCGCCTCACGCCCGTACCCCGTCCCGGCATGTGGACCGACCTCGAGACGGTGGGAGCCGTCAGCCGCGGCGAGCGTCCCGGCACGCTGGTGTGTGCGCTGCCGCCCGGCGGCTTCGACGGTTCCGCTCCCACCCGCTACAGCCGACGCGGTCACATCCCCGGCAGTCTCAGCCTGCCGGGGCGCGGCCTTCTCGACGACACGGGCCGGTTCCTGCCCGTCGACGAACTCGCCGAACGCGTCGGCACGGTGCTCAAGGGCGATGAGTCGCCGGTGATCCTCTACTGCGGCGGCGGCATCTCCGCTGCCGGCACCGCGCTCGCCCTCACGCTCCTGGGCCGCAAGGACATAGCCCTGTACGACGGTTCGCTGGAGGAATGGTCCCGGGATCCGTCCCGGCCGCTCGCGACGGGCACCTGA
- a CDS encoding glycoside hydrolase family 43 protein, which translates to MRLPDMPLHDPFVVADDKTRTYHLYTSNDPTVSGVDGTGTMVYRSHDLRDWTRPVVVFLTAEQDGIWATDGGWAPEVHAWDGRYYLFTTLHNQDKPLPVPPPDQWGTPFQLPNHMRGTVTAVSDSLLGPFTAVDPGRPTPPEHLMTLDGTLYVDPSGQPWMVYAHEWLQTIDGTMEAIRLTPDLTGTTGDPVFLFKASDASWLGEGIPAGVPHQLAPYITDGPQLYRTPDGSLLILWSTYEKNVAGRDGTISGGYVQTYAVSPSGDLTGPWQQHRPLVREDSGHGMLFHTFDGRLMMVLHRPFENARGKLYEMQFLGHELRVLRRRADLDGGG; encoded by the coding sequence ATGCGGCTTCCCGACATGCCGCTGCACGATCCGTTCGTCGTCGCCGACGACAAGACCCGCACCTACCACCTCTACACCTCCAACGACCCCACCGTGTCGGGCGTGGACGGCACCGGCACGATGGTCTACCGCAGCCACGACCTGCGGGACTGGACGCGCCCCGTGGTGGTCTTCCTGACCGCCGAGCAGGACGGGATCTGGGCGACCGACGGCGGCTGGGCGCCGGAGGTGCACGCATGGGACGGCAGGTACTACCTGTTCACCACGCTCCACAACCAGGACAAACCGCTCCCGGTGCCGCCGCCCGACCAGTGGGGCACCCCGTTCCAGCTCCCGAACCACATGCGCGGCACCGTCACGGCCGTGTCCGATTCGCTGCTGGGACCCTTCACCGCGGTCGACCCCGGGCGCCCCACCCCGCCCGAGCACCTCATGACCCTCGACGGCACGCTTTACGTGGACCCGTCCGGTCAGCCCTGGATGGTGTACGCGCACGAGTGGTTGCAGACGATCGACGGGACCATGGAGGCGATCCGGCTCACCCCGGACCTGACCGGGACGACCGGGGACCCGGTCTTCCTGTTCAAGGCGTCCGACGCCTCCTGGCTCGGCGAGGGGATCCCCGCCGGCGTACCGCACCAGCTCGCGCCGTACATCACCGACGGTCCCCAGCTGTACCGCACCCCTGACGGGTCCCTGCTCATTCTGTGGTCGACCTACGAGAAGAACGTGGCCGGCCGGGACGGCACCATCAGCGGCGGCTATGTGCAGACGTACGCCGTCTCGCCGTCCGGCGATCTCACCGGACCGTGGCAACAGCACCGGCCGTTGGTCCGCGAGGACAGCGGTCACGGCATGCTCTTCCACACCTTCGACGGCCGCCTGATGATGGTCCTGCACCGCCCCTTCGAGAACGCACGGGGAAAGCTGTACGAGATGCAGTTCCTCGGCCACGAGCTGCGGGTGCTGCGCCGACGCGCCGACCTCGACGGCGGGGGGTGA
- a CDS encoding ABC transporter substrate-binding protein, producing MRSRTTALLSAATAAVLATTGCAAQDSTSAATKNGTTQVTLALDWTPNTNHTGIYVAQQKGWFKDAGIDLKIVPYGSTAPETLVASHKADFGISYQEGVTTARAAGQDVTSVYAVTQKTNVTVSVRADRDDITSPKDLDGKTYAGFGAPYEKALLQKVVQEDGGKGTFRQITLNTSAYAALYAGRADFAMPMPTWEGLEAKLTGKPLKDFQLADYGFPAIYSTLIASSGQYLKQNPEVAKKFLAVVDKGYEYAADHPGQAAGLLIAANRSTLTNTELVKKSETLLAKEYYRAADGRIGTQTAKRWQDFADFEFTSGLLVDENGKKLTKVPDASTFFTDAYLPDSK from the coding sequence ATGAGATCCCGTACGACCGCCCTGCTCTCCGCGGCCACCGCCGCCGTGCTCGCCACGACGGGCTGTGCCGCGCAGGACTCCACGTCCGCCGCCACGAAGAACGGCACCACCCAGGTCACCCTCGCCCTGGACTGGACGCCCAACACCAACCACACCGGCATCTACGTCGCCCAGCAGAAGGGCTGGTTCAAGGACGCCGGCATCGACCTGAAGATCGTGCCGTACGGCTCCACCGCGCCGGAGACGCTGGTCGCGAGCCACAAGGCGGACTTCGGGATCTCGTACCAGGAGGGCGTCACCACCGCGCGCGCCGCGGGTCAGGACGTCACCTCCGTGTACGCCGTCACACAGAAGACGAACGTCACGGTCTCCGTGCGCGCCGACCGCGACGACATCACGTCCCCCAAGGACCTCGACGGCAAGACATACGCGGGCTTCGGTGCCCCCTATGAGAAGGCCCTGCTTCAGAAGGTCGTCCAGGAGGACGGCGGCAAGGGCACGTTCAGGCAGATCACGCTCAACACCTCGGCTTACGCGGCCCTTTACGCGGGCAGGGCGGACTTCGCGATGCCCATGCCCACCTGGGAGGGCCTGGAGGCGAAGCTCACGGGCAAGCCCCTCAAGGACTTCCAGCTCGCCGACTACGGCTTCCCGGCCATCTACTCGACCCTCATCGCCTCCTCCGGGCAGTACCTGAAGCAGAACCCGGAGGTCGCCAAGAAGTTCCTGGCCGTGGTCGACAAGGGGTACGAGTACGCCGCCGACCACCCCGGCCAGGCCGCCGGCCTCCTCATCGCGGCCAACAGGAGCACACTCACCAACACCGAACTGGTCAAGAAGAGCGAGACGTTGCTGGCCAAGGAGTACTACCGCGCCGCCGACGGCAGGATCGGCACCCAGACCGCGAAGCGCTGGCAGGACTTCGCCGACTTCGAATTCACGTCCGGCCTGCTGGTGGACGAGAACGGCAAGAAGCTCACCAAGGTGCCGGACGCCTCGACGTTCTTCACCGACGCCTACCTCCCGGACTCCAAGTGA
- a CDS encoding ABC transporter substrate-binding protein — protein MPHVRVMLDYFHPWPNSAGLYVARERGWYREAGLDVELTVQDPGRGDTLEYLARGEVDFGLFPPNRLLARRAAPGQPLLAVAAVNHRALEAIQTARPTGITRPRDLAGRRLAYNPTPRGRAMVRHLVAADGGDPDAVITVDAGYRELTVDDIAAGEADATFGTYWSWDALRGDLPEDQRLTWPVDEIGAPRYHSYLLGTSESLADTRPDLVRAFLAATARGYASASADRTGALALLERVIPYFSRPLIARSLSLVAPTWTDADGNWGVIDETRMGPYADWLARHNAVPHARGWRSSYTNDLLATVPAGAE, from the coding sequence ATGCCGCACGTCCGAGTCATGCTCGACTACTTCCACCCTTGGCCGAATTCTGCCGGTTTGTACGTTGCCCGGGAGCGCGGCTGGTACCGCGAGGCGGGCCTGGATGTGGAACTCACCGTCCAGGATCCGGGACGCGGCGACACCCTGGAGTATCTGGCCCGGGGCGAGGTGGACTTCGGCCTCTTCCCGCCCAACCGGCTGCTCGCCCGCCGCGCCGCCCCCGGCCAGCCGCTGCTCGCCGTGGCCGCCGTCAACCACCGCGCCCTGGAAGCGATCCAGACGGCCCGCCCCACCGGCATCACCCGCCCCCGCGACCTGGCAGGACGCCGCCTCGCCTACAACCCCACCCCGCGTGGACGCGCCATGGTCCGGCACCTGGTCGCGGCCGACGGCGGCGATCCGGATGCCGTGATCACCGTCGACGCGGGCTACCGCGAGCTGACCGTCGACGACATAGCGGCCGGCGAGGCGGACGCCACCTTCGGCACCTACTGGTCCTGGGACGCCCTGCGCGGCGACCTGCCCGAAGACCAGCGCCTGACCTGGCCGGTCGACGAGATCGGCGCCCCCCGCTACCACAGCTACCTCCTCGGCACGAGCGAGAGCCTCGCCGACACCCGCCCCGACCTGGTACGCGCCTTCCTGGCCGCCACCGCTCGCGGCTACGCCTCCGCGTCAGCCGACCGGACCGGCGCCCTCGCCCTGCTGGAACGCGTGATCCCCTACTTCTCGCGCCCCCTGATAGCCCGTTCCCTCAGCCTGGTCGCCCCGACCTGGACCGACGCCGACGGGAACTGGGGTGTCATCGACGAGACCCGCATGGGCCCCTACGCCGACTGGCTCGCGCGCCACAACGCCGTCCCGCACGCCCGCGGCTGGCGGTCGTCGTACACGAACGACCTGCTGGCCACCGTCCCGGCGGGCGCCGAATGA
- a CDS encoding ABC transporter permease, with product MRTALRAIWPPLLVLAVLVTGWQVYVTDAGVDPTVLPSPGRVLSQGWANRGDLWRQTLPTLQETLLGFALSFAAAWLVAVVLDFSAAARRGLYPLLVASQTIPIVAVAPLLIIWFGFGLLPKMLVVTLTTFFPLAANLAAGFAATDRDAMRLLRSLGTGRVRAFRLVRVPSALPHFFTGLRVSITYAVVGAVFAEYAGAENGLGIYMQAQKSAFRTDLVFAAVTVTALLSIALFGATCLLQRLVLPWERALTKEGRS from the coding sequence GTGAGGACGGCTCTGCGGGCGATCTGGCCGCCGCTGCTCGTCCTCGCCGTGCTCGTGACGGGCTGGCAGGTGTACGTGACCGACGCCGGCGTCGATCCGACGGTGCTGCCCAGCCCCGGCCGCGTCCTGTCGCAGGGGTGGGCGAACCGTGGCGACCTGTGGCGCCAGACGCTGCCCACCCTCCAGGAGACCCTTCTCGGCTTCGCACTGTCCTTCGCCGCCGCCTGGCTGGTGGCCGTGGTGCTGGACTTCTCGGCTGCGGCCCGCCGGGGCTTGTATCCGCTCCTGGTGGCCTCCCAGACGATCCCGATCGTGGCCGTCGCGCCGCTGCTGATCATCTGGTTCGGCTTCGGTCTGCTGCCGAAGATGCTGGTGGTGACCCTGACGACGTTCTTCCCGCTCGCGGCGAACCTGGCGGCGGGCTTCGCGGCCACCGACCGCGACGCGATGCGGCTGCTGCGCTCGCTGGGCACGGGCCGGGTGCGCGCCTTCCGGCTGGTCCGGGTACCGAGCGCGCTGCCCCACTTCTTCACGGGGCTGCGGGTGAGCATCACGTACGCCGTGGTGGGCGCCGTCTTCGCGGAGTACGCGGGCGCCGAGAACGGCCTCGGCATCTATATGCAGGCGCAGAAGAGCGCGTTCCGCACGGATCTGGTGTTCGCGGCGGTCACGGTGACCGCCCTGTTGAGCATCGCCCTGTTCGGGGCGACCTGTCTGCTGCAGCGGCTCGTCCTGCCGTGGGAGCGGGCACTGACGAAGGAGGGCCGGTCATGA
- a CDS encoding putative leader peptide codes for MAWNGLTRRLHIDLLRVSSAY; via the coding sequence ATGGCCTGGAACGGCTTGACGAGGCGCCTGCACATCGATCTGTTGCGTGTCTCCAGCGCTTACTGA
- a CDS encoding AAA family ATPase: MTAKDWWIYQGAGSAGLRRAKLAEQAPPWREFRGVPDPEYRTPAPHDEAWQESRRRGEGYVPDLAEQEAVNTALYLRRPLLVTGKPGVGKSTLAYSIAADLELGPVLHWPITSRSTLRDGLYQYDAIGRLHDANLRNLGRTAEDPVDPSLAPYLRLGPLGTALLPQERPRVLLVDEIDKSDIDLPGDLLTVFEEGAFEIPELARVAAQEPQVRIGTHDDSEAHALVSRGRVRCMSFPVVVLTSNGERDFPPPFLRRCIRLHMEPPGADKLTQIVRRRLRLGDEETDRHRDLVEAFVERRLDGDLATDQLLNAVQLRLKGAWSDTADQDRFLETVLQRLTGPTSV, from the coding sequence ATGACGGCGAAGGACTGGTGGATCTACCAAGGGGCCGGCAGCGCCGGCCTCAGGCGGGCCAAGCTGGCCGAACAGGCGCCGCCCTGGCGGGAGTTCAGGGGTGTACCGGACCCCGAGTACCGGACTCCGGCGCCCCACGACGAGGCCTGGCAGGAGTCGCGGCGCCGCGGCGAGGGATACGTACCGGACCTGGCGGAACAGGAGGCGGTCAACACGGCCCTGTACTTGCGTCGTCCCCTGCTGGTCACGGGCAAGCCCGGCGTCGGCAAGTCCACGCTCGCCTACAGCATCGCCGCCGACCTGGAACTCGGCCCCGTGCTGCACTGGCCCATCACCAGCCGCAGCACCCTGCGCGACGGGCTGTACCAGTACGACGCCATCGGCCGCCTGCACGACGCCAACCTGCGCAACCTGGGCAGGACGGCGGAGGATCCCGTCGACCCGTCCCTCGCGCCCTACCTCCGCCTCGGACCCCTGGGGACCGCGCTGCTGCCGCAGGAGCGGCCGCGGGTGCTGCTCGTCGACGAGATCGACAAGAGCGACATCGATCTGCCCGGTGACCTGCTCACCGTGTTCGAGGAGGGAGCTTTCGAGATTCCCGAGCTGGCGCGGGTCGCGGCTCAGGAGCCACAGGTGCGGATCGGCACCCACGACGACTCGGAGGCACACGCCCTGGTCAGCCGCGGACGCGTGCGGTGCATGTCGTTCCCCGTGGTCGTCCTCACCAGCAACGGGGAACGGGACTTCCCGCCGCCGTTCCTGCGGCGGTGCATCCGGCTGCACATGGAACCACCCGGCGCGGACAAGCTGACACAGATCGTGCGCCGGCGGCTGCGGCTCGGCGACGAGGAGACCGACCGCCACCGCGATCTCGTCGAGGCCTTCGTCGAGCGGCGGCTGGACGGTGACCTGGCCACCGACCAGCTCCTCAACGCCGTACAACTCCGTCTGAAGGGCGCATGGTCCGACACGGCCGATCAGGACCGGTTCCTGGAGACCGTGCTTCAGCGGCTCACCGGCCCCACCTCCGTGTAA